The Streptomyces sp. NL15-2K genome contains a region encoding:
- a CDS encoding DUF4349 domain-containing protein: protein MRARRSVRPVQALAGILLAAALALTGCSGGADSDSGGDSSLAQSGAKEAAPGAAADSGNGASGAKATAPPKLTASHIIRTASLTVQVKDVPKALDAARSTTENAGGYVGDESTTRDEEGRERTRVVLRVPVDEYDEVLTDLQGAGKLLERTAKAQDVTDQVVDVDSRIKSQRASVARVRELMDQATKLSDVVTLEGELSRREADLEALLAQQASLKDRTSLATITLSLSETPVKKAAQEDDDPGFVDAVAGGWDAFVTMLRWIVVVLGAVLPFAAVIALIVLVWLRIVRPRLPRRPAAASAMTALGPLPTARQAPEPTHPREGDEEN from the coding sequence ATGCGCGCACGACGTTCCGTACGACCTGTTCAGGCCCTGGCCGGAATCCTGCTGGCCGCGGCCCTCGCGCTCACCGGCTGCAGCGGCGGCGCCGACAGCGACTCCGGCGGCGACAGCAGCCTCGCCCAGTCGGGCGCGAAGGAGGCCGCCCCGGGCGCTGCGGCGGACAGCGGCAACGGTGCGAGCGGCGCCAAGGCCACCGCGCCGCCCAAGCTCACCGCGAGCCACATCATCCGCACCGCCTCCCTCACCGTGCAGGTCAAGGACGTGCCGAAGGCCCTCGACGCGGCCCGCAGCACCACCGAGAACGCGGGCGGCTACGTCGGCGACGAGTCCACCACCCGGGACGAGGAGGGCCGCGAGCGCACCCGGGTCGTGCTGCGTGTGCCCGTCGACGAGTACGACGAGGTCCTCACCGACCTCCAGGGCGCGGGCAAGCTCCTCGAACGCACCGCGAAGGCGCAGGACGTCACCGACCAGGTCGTCGACGTGGACAGCCGCATCAAGTCGCAGCGGGCCAGTGTGGCGCGGGTGCGGGAACTGATGGACCAGGCCACCAAGCTCAGCGACGTGGTGACCCTGGAGGGGGAACTGAGCAGGCGGGAGGCCGATCTGGAGGCGCTGCTGGCCCAGCAGGCGTCCCTGAAGGACCGCACCAGCCTGGCCACCATCACCCTCTCCCTGTCCGAGACTCCGGTGAAGAAGGCCGCACAGGAGGACGACGACCCCGGCTTCGTGGACGCCGTGGCGGGCGGCTGGGACGCGTTCGTGACGATGCTGCGCTGGATCGTGGTGGTGCTCGGCGCGGTGCTGCCGTTCGCGGCGGTCATCGCGCTGATCGTGCTGGTGTGGCTGCGGATCGTACGGCCCCGGCTGCCGCGCCGGCCGGCCGCCGCGTCGGCGATGACCGCGCTGGGCCCGCTGCCGACGGCCCGGCAGGCACCGGAGCCCACGCACCCGCGGGAAGGCGACGAGGAGAACTGA
- the hemG gene encoding protoporphyrinogen oxidase encodes MSATGAGRVVVIGAGIAGLAAAHRLLRSGARVTVLEASDRVGGKLLPGEIAGARVDFGAESMLARRPEAVALAREVGLTDRLQPPATATASLWTRGALRPMPKGHVMGVPGTASALSGVLSDEGLTRIERDADLPRTEIGDDVAVGEYVAARLGREVVDRLVEPLLGGVYAGDAYRISMRSAVPQLFQAARTHDSLTEAVREIQAKAAANQQTGPVFMGIEGGVGTLPLAVAEAVRARGGEILTGVPVTELRRVGPTGAEDAGELPFGRGGAAAESRAVRAEDEAGDEAVDQASGAHAAKSPVSDAPPAHRPAAAQPPATWRIVAGDRVLYADAVVVAVPAPAAAGLLRAEAPEAAAELAGVEYASMALVTLAYRRDEISLPEGSGFLVPPVDGRTIKASTFASQKWGWIADENPDLVVLRTSVGRYGETEILRREDTGLVDVSRHDLQQATGLDATPVETRVTRWTDGLPQYPVGHHARVARIREHVGKLPGLAVCGAPYDGVGIPACIASAYAAVDQIQGDLRAAQELTAAPVRSLHGGAGE; translated from the coding sequence ATGAGCGCAACAGGTGCGGGTCGGGTCGTCGTCATCGGTGCGGGCATCGCGGGACTGGCCGCTGCCCACCGGCTGTTGCGGAGCGGTGCGAGAGTGACCGTGCTGGAGGCGTCGGACCGCGTCGGCGGCAAGCTGCTGCCCGGCGAGATCGCTGGCGCGCGCGTCGACTTCGGCGCCGAGTCGATGCTCGCCCGCCGCCCGGAGGCCGTGGCCCTCGCCCGCGAGGTCGGCCTCACCGACCGCCTCCAGCCGCCCGCCACCGCGACCGCCTCCCTGTGGACCCGCGGCGCCCTGCGCCCCATGCCCAAGGGACACGTCATGGGTGTCCCCGGCACAGCGTCCGCCCTCTCCGGTGTGCTGTCCGACGAGGGCCTCACCCGCATCGAGCGCGACGCCGACCTGCCCCGCACGGAGATCGGCGACGACGTCGCCGTCGGGGAGTACGTGGCGGCGCGGCTGGGCCGCGAGGTCGTCGACCGCCTCGTCGAGCCGCTGCTGGGCGGGGTCTACGCGGGCGACGCGTACCGCATCTCGATGCGCTCGGCGGTCCCGCAGCTCTTCCAGGCCGCGCGGACGCACGACTCCCTGACCGAGGCGGTCCGCGAGATCCAGGCCAAGGCCGCTGCCAACCAGCAGACCGGGCCGGTGTTCATGGGCATCGAGGGCGGCGTGGGCACCCTTCCGCTCGCGGTCGCGGAGGCGGTGCGGGCACGCGGGGGCGAGATCCTCACCGGGGTGCCGGTGACGGAGCTGCGCAGAGTGGGGCCGACGGGGGCGGAAGACGCGGGCGAGCTGCCGTTCGGCCGTGGCGGGGCGGCCGCTGAGAGCCGCGCGGTGCGGGCGGAGGACGAGGCAGGGGACGAGGCGGTGGACCAGGCGAGCGGGGCCCACGCGGCCAAGTCCCCCGTCTCCGACGCCCCGCCGGCTCACCGCCCCGCGGCAGCCCAGCCGCCCGCGACCTGGCGGATCGTCGCCGGTGATCGTGTGCTGTACGCGGACGCCGTCGTCGTCGCCGTCCCCGCCCCGGCCGCCGCAGGACTCCTGCGCGCCGAGGCCCCCGAAGCCGCCGCCGAACTGGCCGGCGTCGAGTACGCCTCCATGGCCCTGGTCACCCTCGCCTACCGCCGCGACGAGATCTCCCTCCCCGAGGGCAGCGGCTTCCTCGTGCCGCCCGTCGACGGACGCACCATCAAGGCGTCGACCTTCGCCTCCCAGAAGTGGGGCTGGATCGCCGACGAGAACCCGGACCTGGTCGTCCTGCGCACCTCCGTCGGGCGGTACGGCGAGACGGAGATCCTCCGGCGCGAGGACACCGGCCTGGTGGACGTCTCGCGGCACGACCTCCAGCAGGCCACCGGCCTGGACGCCACCCCCGTCGAAACCCGCGTCACCCGGTGGACCGACGGCCTGCCCCAGTACCCCGTCGGCCACCACGCGCGCGTGGCCCGCATCCGCGAGCACGTCGGCAAGCTGCCGGGCCTGGCGGTGTGCGGCGCGCCGTACGACGGCGTGGGCATCCCCGCCTGCATCGCGAGCGCGTACGCGGCCGTCGACCAGATCCAGGGTGACCTGCGAGCTGCGCAGGAGCTCACCGCCGCCCCGGTGCGGAGTCTGCACGGAGGAGCGGGAGAATAA
- the hemQ gene encoding hydrogen peroxide-dependent heme synthase codes for MSDDAPTTESARIPNKGKLAKDLNEVIRYTLWSVFKLKDVLPEDRAGYADEVQDLFDQLAAKDVTIRGTYDVSGLRADADLMIWWHAETSDQLQEAYNLFRRTKLGRALEPVWSNMALHRPAEFNRSHIPAFLADETPRNYVSVYPFVRSYDWYLLPDEDRRRMLADHGKMARGFADVRANTVASFSLGDYEWILAFEADELYRIVDLMRHLRGSEARRHVREEVPFFTGRRKSVAELVSGLA; via the coding sequence ATGAGTGACGACGCCCCCACCACCGAGTCCGCCAGGATCCCGAACAAGGGCAAGCTGGCCAAGGACCTCAACGAGGTCATTCGCTACACCCTCTGGTCCGTCTTCAAGCTGAAGGACGTACTCCCCGAGGACCGCGCGGGCTACGCCGACGAGGTCCAGGACCTGTTCGACCAGCTCGCCGCCAAGGACGTGACGATCCGCGGCACGTACGACGTGTCGGGCCTGCGCGCCGACGCCGACCTCATGATCTGGTGGCACGCGGAGACCAGCGACCAGCTCCAGGAGGCGTACAACCTCTTCCGCCGCACCAAGCTGGGCCGCGCCCTGGAGCCGGTGTGGTCGAACATGGCGCTGCACCGCCCCGCCGAGTTCAACCGCTCGCACATCCCGGCGTTCCTCGCCGACGAGACGCCCCGCAACTACGTCAGCGTCTACCCCTTCGTACGCTCGTACGACTGGTACCTGCTGCCCGACGAGGACCGTCGCCGCATGCTCGCCGACCACGGCAAGATGGCCCGCGGCTTCGCGGACGTGCGCGCCAACACGGTCGCCTCGTTCTCGCTGGGCGACTACGAGTGGATCCTCGCCTTCGAGGCCGACGAGCTCTACCGCATCGTCGACCTCATGCGCCACCTGCGCGGCTCGGAGGCCCGGAGGCACGTCCGCGAGGAGGTGCCGTTCTTCACCGGGCGACGCAAGTCCGTGGCCGAGCTGGTCTCGGGCCTGGCCTGA
- a CDS encoding alpha/beta hydrolase — protein sequence MRAPALYSAAGSLLLTTLAAAPAAPADGAPAMPVAAELRGTAVAAARAEAEGIAFGKCTAEPEMPDHVQCGTVSVPLDYARPHGKQIKLTVSRMRATHKDPSNSKRRVPRQGALVYNPGGPGATGMYFPLVGVLPEWKRIAAAYDLIGYAPRGVGRSAPLSCKDPKQFLQAPSQAPTHPSESYKRERIAQAKAYARGCAQRAGGSLRHYTSLNNARDLDVLRAALGEHRLTFMGASYGTYFGALYATLFPSHVRRMVFDSAVNPDPEQIWYRNNLHQSAAFEGRWEDIREWIARHDDVYGLGDTAQEVLRSYEKARARLAVKPAGGKVGPAQLQGAFLSAGYYDDYWPQRAYALSAYLKGDPKPLIEQAGPHPQGAAEAENTHAVYTAVECNDAPWPTDWSVWDRDNTRLARIAPFETWDNVWMNLPCAYWPAPRQQPLDVRTGRGELPPTLILAAERDAATPYDGALELHRRLSGSVLVTERGSGTHGIAGGPNPCVNGHVEAYLLRGDLPTRRASCAPRPEPSPKSAADVKKVPAAAMPPR from the coding sequence ATGAGAGCCCCCGCCCTCTACTCGGCCGCCGGGTCCTTGCTCCTGACCACACTCGCGGCCGCCCCGGCCGCCCCGGCCGACGGCGCCCCGGCCATGCCGGTCGCGGCCGAACTGCGCGGCACCGCGGTGGCCGCCGCGCGCGCCGAGGCGGAGGGCATCGCGTTCGGGAAGTGCACGGCGGAGCCGGAGATGCCGGACCATGTGCAGTGCGGCACGGTGTCCGTCCCGCTCGACTACGCCCGTCCGCACGGCAAGCAGATCAAACTGACCGTCAGCCGTATGCGCGCCACCCACAAGGACCCGTCCAACAGCAAGCGCCGGGTGCCCCGGCAGGGCGCCCTGGTCTACAACCCGGGCGGTCCGGGCGCCACCGGCATGTACTTCCCGCTGGTCGGTGTGCTCCCCGAGTGGAAGCGGATCGCGGCGGCGTACGACCTCATCGGCTACGCCCCGCGCGGGGTGGGCCGCTCGGCGCCCCTGTCCTGCAAGGACCCCAAGCAGTTCCTCCAGGCGCCCTCGCAGGCGCCGACGCACCCCTCGGAGTCGTACAAGCGGGAGCGCATCGCGCAGGCGAAGGCGTACGCGCGCGGCTGCGCCCAGCGTGCGGGCGGTTCGCTGCGGCACTACACGTCCCTGAACAACGCCCGGGACCTGGACGTCCTGCGCGCCGCGCTGGGCGAGCACAGGCTGACGTTCATGGGCGCGTCGTACGGCACGTACTTCGGGGCGCTGTACGCGACCCTGTTCCCCTCGCACGTACGGCGGATGGTGTTCGACTCGGCGGTGAACCCGGACCCCGAGCAGATCTGGTACCGCAACAACCTCCACCAGTCTGCCGCGTTCGAGGGCCGCTGGGAGGACATCCGGGAGTGGATCGCCCGGCACGACGACGTGTACGGACTGGGCGACACGGCTCAGGAGGTGCTGCGCAGCTACGAGAAGGCACGGGCGCGGCTGGCGGTGAAGCCGGCGGGCGGGAAGGTCGGGCCCGCGCAGTTGCAGGGCGCGTTCCTGTCGGCGGGGTACTACGACGACTACTGGCCGCAGCGCGCGTACGCGCTGTCGGCGTATCTGAAGGGCGACCCGAAGCCGCTGATCGAGCAGGCCGGGCCGCATCCGCAGGGGGCGGCCGAGGCGGAGAACACCCACGCGGTCTACACAGCCGTCGAGTGCAACGACGCGCCCTGGCCGACGGACTGGAGCGTGTGGGACCGGGACAACACGCGGCTCGCGCGGATCGCGCCCTTCGAGACCTGGGACAACGTGTGGATGAATCTGCCGTGCGCCTACTGGCCGGCGCCTCGGCAGCAGCCCCTCGACGTGCGGACCGGGCGGGGTGAGCTGCCGCCGACGCTGATCCTGGCCGCCGAGCGGGACGCGGCCACGCCGTACGACGGAGCCCTGGAACTGCACCGGCGCCTGTCGGGTTCGGTGCTGGTGACCGAGCGGGGCTCGGGCACGCACGGCATCGCGGGCGGCCCGAACCCCTGCGTCAACGGGCACGTCGAGGCGTATCTGCTGCGGGGCGACCTGCCGACGCGGCGCGCGTCCTGCGCACCGCGCCCCGAACCGAGCCCGAAGTCGGCGGCCGACGTCAAGAAGGTGCCGGCCGCCGCCATGCCCCCACGCTGA
- a CDS encoding DUF4142 domain-containing protein, with amino-acid sequence MRPRPPINGRGIFSGTGIIITGLTATLVALIFPIWSYEDRSGTGLDVLNAETVSTRYGPLSALDRDFVTKVRLAGLWELPAGQQAQQKGTTPAVRTAGRHLVEGHTFLDERVRDVASELGLELPNEPTDQQKQWLATLNSAQSVEYDREFANILRLAHGKVFSVVAQVRASTRNSLVRTLADDANATVLDHIKVLEATGYVDFDALARDMVAGSTPPLTNSPAPPGPIADPNPPTPVTPAPTPSYPLPPPATSPPPETLSNS; translated from the coding sequence ATGCGACCCCGACCCCCCATCAACGGCCGAGGAATATTCAGCGGGACCGGGATCATCATCACCGGCCTGACGGCGACCCTCGTCGCGCTGATCTTCCCGATCTGGTCGTACGAAGACAGGTCAGGTACAGGCCTGGACGTACTGAACGCCGAGACCGTGTCGACGCGATACGGTCCGCTGTCCGCCCTCGACCGGGACTTCGTCACAAAGGTCCGGCTGGCCGGCCTGTGGGAGCTGCCCGCCGGCCAGCAGGCACAGCAGAAGGGCACCACCCCGGCCGTACGGACGGCGGGCCGGCACCTCGTCGAAGGCCACACCTTCCTGGACGAACGGGTCCGCGACGTCGCCTCCGAGCTCGGCCTGGAACTGCCCAACGAGCCCACCGACCAGCAAAAACAGTGGCTCGCCACCCTGAACTCGGCACAGAGCGTCGAGTACGACCGCGAGTTCGCCAACATCCTGCGGCTGGCGCACGGCAAGGTCTTCTCGGTCGTCGCCCAGGTACGGGCGAGCACCCGCAACTCCCTCGTCCGGACCCTCGCCGACGACGCGAACGCGACCGTACTGGACCACATCAAGGTCCTGGAGGCCACCGGCTACGTCGACTTCGACGCACTCGCCCGGGACATGGTCGCCGGCAGCACTCCCCCGCTCACCAACTCCCCGGCCCCACCCGGCCCGATCGCCGACCCGAACCCGCCGACCCCGGTCACCCCCGCACCGACACCGAGCTACCCGCTCCCCCCACCCGCCACCAGCCCACCACCCGAGACTCTCAGCAATTCCTGA
- a CDS encoding DUF692 domain-containing protein, producing the protein MERLGTGIGWRPEIADAVERMPGIDWVEVVAENVCPGHLPQSLLRLRERGVTVVPHGVSLGLGGADRPDSGRLTALAERAEALNSPLLTEHIAFVRAGGPLTASPRLEAGHLLPVPRTRDALDVLCENVRIAQDALPVPLAVENIAALISWPGEEMTEGQFLYELADRTGVRLLIDVANLHTNHVNRGEDPAAALAELPLEAIAYVHVAGGFERDGVWHDSHAHPVPRPVLDILTDLASRVSPPGVLLERDENFPEATELEGELEAIREALEKGGAKATTRTTPAAPVTPPTTTAADAPTDPAADPTAPTRQRLALAQTALLSALVAGTPVPEGFDRVRLGMQARALAGKRADVVSKVAPELPDILGTDYRPAFLVYAHGHPMTDGYRRDALNFAEHLLLAGRLEDAGTRRQLRDWWLERSGPAPRPPRPTARLARATRRVLLRR; encoded by the coding sequence ATGGAGCGACTGGGGACGGGCATCGGGTGGCGACCGGAGATCGCGGACGCCGTGGAACGGATGCCGGGCATCGACTGGGTCGAGGTCGTGGCCGAGAACGTGTGCCCCGGCCACCTCCCTCAGTCGCTGCTGCGCCTGCGCGAACGCGGGGTGACGGTGGTCCCGCACGGCGTCTCGCTCGGCCTCGGCGGCGCGGACCGCCCGGACTCCGGGCGGCTGACCGCCCTGGCCGAACGGGCCGAGGCGCTGAACTCCCCCCTGCTCACCGAGCACATCGCGTTCGTCCGGGCGGGCGGCCCGCTGACCGCCTCCCCCCGCCTGGAGGCGGGCCACCTGCTGCCCGTCCCCCGCACTCGCGACGCCCTCGACGTGCTGTGCGAGAACGTCCGCATCGCGCAGGACGCGCTGCCGGTGCCGCTCGCCGTCGAGAACATCGCCGCCCTCATCTCCTGGCCCGGCGAGGAGATGACCGAGGGGCAGTTCCTGTACGAGCTGGCCGACCGCACGGGCGTGCGCCTCCTCATCGACGTGGCGAACCTCCACACCAACCACGTCAACCGCGGCGAGGACCCGGCGGCGGCGCTCGCCGAACTCCCCCTGGAGGCCATCGCGTACGTCCATGTCGCGGGCGGCTTCGAACGCGACGGCGTCTGGCACGACAGCCACGCCCACCCCGTCCCGCGCCCGGTCCTCGACATCCTGACCGACCTCGCCTCCCGGGTCTCCCCGCCGGGCGTCCTGCTCGAACGGGACGAGAACTTCCCCGAAGCGACGGAACTGGAAGGGGAGCTGGAGGCGATACGGGAGGCACTGGAGAAGGGCGGCGCGAAGGCCACCACCCGCACGACCCCGGCCGCCCCTGTCACACCGCCGACGACGACAGCGGCAGACGCCCCCACCGATCCGGCCGCCGACCCCACCGCCCCCACCCGCCAGCGCCTCGCCCTCGCGCAGACCGCGCTGCTGTCCGCGCTGGTCGCGGGGACGCCCGTCCCCGAGGGATTCGACCGGGTACGGCTCGGCATGCAGGCGCGGGCCCTGGCGGGAAAGCGAGCGGACGTGGTGTCGAAGGTCGCGCCCGAACTCCCGGACATTCTCGGCACCGACTACCGCCCCGCCTTCCTCGTCTACGCCCACGGCCACCCGATGACCGACGGCTACCGCCGCGACGCCCTGAACTTCGCCGAGCACCTGCTGCTCGCCGGGCGCCTGGAAGATGCGGGGACACGGCGGCAACTTCGGGACTGGTGGCTGGAGCGCTCGGGCCCGGCACCCCGCCCACCACGCCCGACGGCCCGACTGGCACGCGCGACGCGACGGGTACTACTGCGCCGCTGA
- a CDS encoding acyl-CoA desaturase codes for MTTEISARSTDPAEYAEITEPQPVGRGSDYAALSREVKQSGLLKRRPGYYSVKVGGNLLLLAAGWTAFALIGQSWWQLLTAAFLAVMFTQTGFIGHDAGHHQIARSKRVNNLIGRVHADLLIGLSYGWWISKHNRHHSHPNYIDRDPDIADGAIAFTEDHARVRSGAYAWLARHQAWLFFPMLLLEGLALHVAGVRALLERTGTATSRATKLGEAAMLTAHLGGYLAALFLVLSPLQAVCFLAVHQGLFGLYMGCSFAPNHKGMAMFAKDDKVDFLRRQVLTSRNIRGGRFTDFALGGLNYQIEHHLFPSMPRPGLRHAQEIVRSFCARHGIAYHETGLFDSYAQVLRHLHAVGGPLRLRPELEY; via the coding sequence GTGACCACTGAGATCAGCGCCCGGAGCACCGATCCGGCCGAATACGCCGAGATCACCGAACCCCAGCCCGTCGGCCGGGGCAGCGACTACGCCGCACTCTCCCGCGAGGTGAAGCAGAGCGGGCTGCTGAAGCGGCGCCCGGGCTACTACTCCGTCAAGGTCGGAGGGAACCTGCTCCTGCTGGCCGCCGGCTGGACCGCGTTCGCCCTGATCGGACAGTCGTGGTGGCAGCTGCTGACCGCCGCCTTCCTCGCGGTGATGTTCACCCAGACCGGGTTCATCGGACACGACGCCGGACACCACCAGATCGCCCGCTCCAAGCGCGTCAACAACCTGATCGGTCGCGTGCACGCGGACCTGCTGATCGGCCTCAGCTACGGCTGGTGGATCTCCAAGCACAACCGGCACCACTCCCACCCCAACTACATCGACCGCGACCCCGACATCGCCGACGGCGCGATCGCCTTCACCGAGGACCACGCCCGCGTCCGCAGCGGAGCGTACGCCTGGCTGGCCCGCCACCAGGCCTGGCTGTTCTTCCCCATGCTGCTGCTGGAAGGACTCGCCCTGCACGTCGCCGGCGTACGGGCGCTGCTCGAGCGCACCGGCACCGCGACCTCGCGCGCGACCAAGCTGGGCGAGGCGGCCATGCTGACGGCGCATCTCGGCGGATATCTCGCCGCGCTGTTCCTGGTCCTGTCTCCCCTCCAGGCCGTGTGCTTCCTCGCTGTGCACCAAGGACTGTTCGGGCTGTACATGGGGTGCTCGTTCGCCCCGAACCACAAGGGCATGGCCATGTTCGCCAAGGACGACAAGGTCGACTTCCTGCGTCGGCAGGTCCTGACGTCACGCAACATCCGCGGCGGACGGTTCACCGACTTCGCGCTCGGCGGGCTGAACTACCAGATCGAGCACCACCTGTTCCCCTCCATGCCGCGGCCCGGCCTGCGCCATGCCCAGGAGATCGTCCGCTCGTTCTGCGCCCGGCACGGCATCGCCTACCACGAGACCGGGCTCTTCGACTCCTACGCCCAGGTCCTGCGGCACCTCCACGCGGTCGGTGGCCCGCTGCGCCTGCGCCCGGAGCTGGAGTACTGA
- a CDS encoding cold-shock protein produces the protein MAQGTVKWFNPDKGFGFIAPDEGGADLFVHHSAIDTGGFRSLEENQRVEFTATQGPRGMQAEQVRAL, from the coding sequence ATGGCTCAAGGAACCGTGAAGTGGTTCAACCCGGACAAGGGTTTCGGCTTCATCGCCCCCGATGAGGGCGGCGCCGACCTCTTCGTCCACCACTCGGCGATCGACACGGGTGGCTTCCGCTCTCTGGAGGAGAACCAGCGGGTGGAGTTCACCGCCACCCAGGGCCCCAGGGGCATGCAGGCCGAACAGGTCCGCGCGCTCTGA
- a CDS encoding peptidyl-tRNA hydrolase gives MSLDPTPVNDSPFRSERSTRDHAPQFVLPLVVRIERAAPPARTDALETAARAVLVMLSDERSLGDGEWAQAVRDWQDARIRKVVRRARGAEWRRAEALPGITVTGESAEVRVFPPVPLDGWPKDLARLQVSGTDLDDPEPPVDADGSAPVLWLNPDLEMSAGKSMAQAGHGAQLAWWELSDVERAAWREAGFPLAVRPAAEGRWRDLTRSGLPLVRDAGFTEIAPGTTVAVEGYDRVSALPADARRPITWR, from the coding sequence GTGAGCCTTGATCCGACGCCTGTGAATGACAGCCCCTTCCGGTCCGAGCGGAGCACACGCGACCACGCACCGCAGTTCGTGCTGCCCCTGGTCGTCCGTATCGAACGAGCCGCACCGCCCGCCCGTACCGACGCCCTGGAGACCGCCGCGCGCGCCGTACTCGTCATGCTCAGTGACGAGCGGTCCCTCGGTGACGGCGAGTGGGCTCAGGCCGTGCGGGACTGGCAGGACGCGCGGATCCGGAAGGTCGTGCGGCGAGCCCGCGGAGCGGAGTGGCGGCGGGCCGAGGCACTGCCCGGGATCACGGTCACCGGCGAGTCGGCCGAGGTGCGGGTCTTCCCGCCCGTACCGCTGGACGGCTGGCCCAAGGACCTGGCCCGGCTCCAGGTCTCCGGTACCGACCTCGACGACCCGGAGCCGCCGGTGGACGCGGACGGGTCGGCGCCGGTGCTCTGGCTGAACCCGGACCTGGAGATGTCGGCCGGCAAGTCGATGGCGCAGGCCGGACACGGTGCCCAGCTCGCCTGGTGGGAGCTGTCGGACGTGGAGCGGGCCGCCTGGCGCGAGGCGGGGTTCCCGCTCGCCGTGCGCCCCGCCGCCGAGGGCCGTTGGCGGGACCTCACCAGGAGCGGGCTGCCGTTGGTGCGGGACGCGGGGTTCACGGAGATCGCGCCCGGCACAACCGTCGCGGTCGAGGGATACGACCGCGTCAGCGCCTTGCCGGCCGACGCGCGTCGGCCGATCACCTGGCGCTGA
- a CDS encoding polysaccharide deacetylase family protein has translation MITLVRRGTAACALSAALASLAACGTAQAPRVARPAPSAPATAPSRPPTLAPGPAGLTPVFENGPRTHGRTVALTFDADMTAGQGPRAAAGERFDNPRLIATLRALKVPATVFMTGRWAEQYPVQARSIGQDPLFEVANHSYSHYAFTDDCYGLPTVSEDRMRADVERAYAAFRKAGVPEPMPYFRFPGGCYDRRALKALTPTGVTAVQWDVVGGDAFATDADAVARQVLKGVRPGSVVVLHCTRSAAPATERAVRTIVPELRRQGFRFVKVSELIGAAAVRR, from the coding sequence ATGATCACTCTTGTGCGACGCGGCACCGCCGCCTGCGCCCTGAGCGCCGCCCTCGCCTCCCTCGCCGCCTGCGGCACCGCCCAGGCCCCCCGGGTCGCGCGCCCGGCTCCCTCCGCGCCCGCCACGGCCCCGTCCCGGCCACCGACCCTCGCACCCGGCCCCGCGGGCCTGACGCCCGTCTTCGAGAACGGCCCCCGGACGCACGGCAGGACCGTCGCGCTCACCTTCGACGCCGACATGACCGCCGGGCAGGGGCCGCGGGCGGCGGCGGGCGAGCGGTTCGACAATCCACGGCTGATCGCGACACTGCGGGCGCTGAAGGTGCCGGCCACGGTGTTCATGACGGGCCGGTGGGCCGAGCAGTACCCGGTGCAGGCCCGGTCCATCGGGCAGGACCCGCTCTTCGAGGTCGCGAACCACTCGTACAGCCACTACGCCTTCACCGACGACTGCTACGGACTGCCGACCGTCTCCGAGGACCGGATGCGCGCGGACGTGGAGCGGGCGTACGCCGCCTTCCGGAAGGCCGGGGTACCGGAGCCGATGCCGTACTTCCGCTTCCCCGGCGGGTGTTACGACCGGCGGGCCCTGAAGGCGCTGACCCCGACCGGCGTCACCGCCGTGCAGTGGGACGTGGTCGGCGGGGACGCCTTCGCGACGGACGCGGACGCGGTGGCCCGGCAGGTCCTCAAGGGGGTGCGGCCGGGGTCGGTCGTCGTCCTGCACTGCACGCGCAGCGCCGCCCCGGCGACCGAGCGGGCGGTACGGACCATCGTGCCGGAGCTGCGTCGGCAGGGCTTCCGGTTCGTGAAGGTGTCCGAGCTGATCGGGGCGGCGGCCGTCCGGCGGTGA